DNA from Conexivisphaera calida:
CTCGCCGGCCTCCCCCCTGAGCTGTCTGAAGACCTCGTAGACCTCCATGAGAGCCTGCGCGTAGACCGCCTCACCGAACGACGTAGTGCCGCCGCTCAGGTTCACGGGGAAGCGTCCATCGCGGCCGAACTGCCTGCTCCTTATGAGCTTATCTGTCTCCTCGCGCTCCCATCCCATTATCTGGTCTATCCAGTTTATCACGTGGTAGAGGCTTGTGTCGTGGACCTCGGCGAAGTCCACGTCCTCAGCGGTTATGCCCGCCTGCCTATATGCGTCCTCTATAGGTTTGCGCCACTCGTAGAATGGCTTGGTGGCCCTCCTGCCGCCCGCGGTGGTGAAGTACGTCAACCTGGGCGACGGCTCGTTGTAGAGTGGACCGCCCACTGCGGATGCTGCCACCTTGACGGGTTTGTTGGTCAGTCTCTTGGCGGTGTCCATGTCGGAGAGGAGCACCGCGCCCGCGCCGCTGCTCACGGCCGATATCATGTATAGGTGAAGTGGGTCGTCCACCACCGGGGACTCCAGGACCTCCTTCGCGGTGAAGATCTTCTTGTACCTGGCATGTGGATTGAGGGCACCGTTCTTGCTGAGCTCCTCCTTTATTATCGCCATCACCTCCTTTATGTCCTCGACCGGCTTGCCCATCTCGTAGGCCCTCCTCCTGGCCCACATTGCCCAGTACGTCGGATTGACGGCACCCACCACCTTCAACGGATAACCTATCGCCATGTCCGTGTCCAAGTAGGAGTTGAAGGAGAAGTAGAAGCCCCTTGGGGAATTATCGTAGCCGACCACGAGCACCTTCCTCGCCTTCCCGGACTTTATCATGGAGTCGGCGATGGAGAAGGCCGCGGCCGCGCTGGCGCACGCGCCGGACACGTTTATCACCTGCAGGCCGTTCGATCCTATCTTGCCGGCCAGCCTGTGTCCCATGTGCTGCGCCGGAGTAGTGAGGAATGTCGGGTGGCCGAACGGCATCGCAGACGTCGTGGAGATTATGGCGTCCAGATCAGCCGGCCTCAGCCCAGCCTGCCTCAGCGCCTCTACCGCGACGCCCGCCACGACCTCCGCGGTGGGGGCTGGTTTGCCTGCCTCTATCCAGTTGGTTATCTCCGCGCCGACCACAGCGCTCTCGGTCATCTCGACTCGCCCCCCTCGGCTGGCTCGAAGTAGTAAGTAACGTAGACGTTCTCCGCGTCCTCGTACAGCTTGTCCACCTTCATGCGCAGCTTCATCCCTATCCTCAGGCCCTTCGTGGTCGTCAGCCTGGCGAGTATCGTTATCCCCTCCGGGAGTTCGACCGCTCCTATCGCGTAGGGCGCCTTGTGGTACTCGAATGGCTCCCTCAGGTCGTAGGCATGTATGTCGAATGAGTACAGGGTGCCCTCCTCGCTCAGGAGGACCTCCTCGGGGGGCCTGCTGTGGTCGCACTCCGGGTTGTTGCACACGCTGGACTTCGGGAACTGGACGCTGCCGCAGACGGGGCAGCGGCTCCCGATGAGCCTGGGATGGTCCGAGGGCCAGGTGAACAGGCCCTCGACTATCGGCACGACGTTCTTCTGTACTTGGCTCAATCTCGATCCGAGGGGGATCCCCGAATAATGGAATAATAATGTATCGGATGGGCACAACCGATGATAAATAGCCGGCACTCTATTATGGCTTGGCCTGAGGTCCCCTAACCGCGCCGGAGCTCAGGAGATCCTGTATCCGCTTCTCATTATAGCCGAGCACGTCCCTGAGAACCTCCACCGTGTGCTCGCCGAGCATGGGGGCGCGGGACCTCACGGAGTCGACGTAACTTCCCTTCGTGCGTATTGACATATGGGCCATCTTCAGCCCATTGTACTTGGGATCCGGTAGATCTATTATGAGTCCCCGGTGGCGCAGGTGCGGGTCAACCAATAGCTTGTCCATCGTGTTGACGGGGACCGCTATTATCTCGCCGGTCTCCCTCAACCTGTTCACGAGGTCCGCGGTCTCGAACTTCGAGGTAGTGTCCTCGATTATCGCGTCGAGCTCATCCCTGTGCTGGACCCTGTCCCGATTTGTCCTGAAGCGCGGGTCGTCTATCAATTTCTCGAGCCCCAGCACCCGGCAGAATGCTGCCCACGCCTTCTCGTTCCTGGCCCCCGTGTACACGTACCCGTCCTTGGTCCTGTAGACCCGGTAGGGCACCAGCGATGGATAGCTGGAGCCGGATCTCCTGGGCAGCTCACCCGTAACCATGTAGTAGTTGAGGAGGTTGTTTGTTATGAACTCGGAGGCCACGTCGAAGAGCGACAGCTCTAGGAACGCGCCCTCGCCAGTCATATCCCTGCGCCTGAGCGCCACGAGCACCGCGAATGCCATGTAAAGGGCCGTGGAATCATCTATGTATGAGACAAGCGTCCTGGCGGGTGGCCTGTCCGGATGGCCCGTGACCTCCATGCTCCCCGATATTGCCTGTATTGCCGGATCAGTCGCCGTGTAGTTCTCGTAGGGACCCTCTCCGAATCCCTTTATCGAGCCGTAGATTATCCTAGGATTTATAGCCTTGAGATCCTCGTATGTCAATCCGAATTTCCTTATCGTGTCCGGGGCCATGTTCTCGAGGAAGACGTCCGATCTTTCCACGAGCTCACGTATCACCTTCCTACCATCCTCCTTAGTCAGGTCCACCACTATGCCCCTCTTGTTGCGGTTCAGTGCGGAGAAGGAGTACATTCCGGTGGCGTCGCGCCAGCTGTCGCCCTGGGGTGGCTCCACCTTGATCACATCCGCGCCGAGTCCAGCGAGCATTGCCCCGGCGTAAGATCCCGATATCCAGGAGGTCAGCTCGACGACCCTGACCCCCTTGAGAACGTCGAATCCCTTGAGCGATGGAACCATGTGGCAGGACCCAGGAAAACTGTATAATAAATATTGCCCCGGTGTATGTAAGAAAAATTCTAGCCTATTGCGGTGAGGCCGCCGTCCACGTAGATTATCTGGCCAGTTATGAAGTCGGAGGCCTTTGACGCGAGGAACACTGCGACCCCGACTATGTCCTCCGGCACCGCTATGCGCCCCATCGGTATACTGTCCAGATACCTCTTCACGTGATCGGACGAGGTAAGTCCAGCGCCCATCCCGGTCTCTGTCGAGACCAGCGCCGGACCTATTGCATTGACTCTGACGCCGTACGGCGCCCACTCAGCGGCCAGCTGCCTTGTGAGCATGGCAACTGCACCCTTCGTGGAGGAATAGGCGATGTTTCCTCCCCACTTGGTGGCGCGTGAGTCCCTGACGGAGGACATATTGATTATCTTGCCGTACTTCTTCTCGACCATGACCCTGCCGAACTCCCTGGAGGTCAGCATCACGCTCTTCACGTTGACGGCGTACATGCGATCCCAGTCCTTCGCTGGGAAATCGAGCGCCGGGTACTTTATGTTGATCCCCTGGGAGTTCATCAATATGTCCACAGTCCCGTAGTTCGCGACCACGTTCTCCCTCGCCTTTACCACCTGTGCCTCATCCGTGGCGTCGAACTGGAGGACGCCCACCTCGCGCCCGGTCTTTTCCTCGACCTTCTTCGCTATTTCCTTGGACTTCTCGGGTGGAACTATATCAGCTATCACTACCTTGGCGCCATATGTGGAGAATGCCTCGACTAGGAATCTCCCTATCCCTCCGGCACCTCCAACGACCACCGCCACCTTGTTGTCGAGCCTGAAGATGTCGGAGAGGGAAGCCATGGAGTACTCGGCGGAACCGGAGCTCATCTGAGGGTCACTTCTACTTCTTCTCCACCATAGCCACGAGCCTGACCATCGAGGCGTCTCCGCCTACCCATTTGATCGGGAACGCGGCTATGAGGGCCCTCTTTCCGGTCACCTTGTCTATATCGCCACCCGCGTTCTCGATGCCCCATATGCCGTGGGTGTAGAGTATCCTGTGCGATGGCTCCCAGTAGGGGAAGTCCTCGCGCACGTCCCTTCCAGTCTTCTTCTTGTACAGGTCAGCCAGCCAAGGCATTATGGGGGGGTTGCCCTGGCCCATGTTGCCCTGCACGAGCACTGTGGCGAGCGGGTGATCGGTAGCCTGTACGTCCTGGGCGAGTCCCTTTATCTTCCTCTTCAGCAGCCACTCGGCACCCTCCTTGTAGAGGCCGGGGGCAAACAGGTAGTACCTGGCGGCGTCGGCGAAGTACTTGTGCCAGCCCGTGTTTATGACCACTATATCGCCCTCCTGAATCTCCGGCTTGGCCTTCTCGAGGTCCTCTGGCTTTATTATCTCCCATTCCTTCTTCGGTATCGAGATTATCACGCCCTCGCCGATCATGCGATCGAGAGGTATCTGGTCTATGCTGGGATAGCCCTCCTCCACATGTATGGGGGCGTCCATGTGGGTGGCCACGTGCATGGAGCTGCAGATCCTGATGGTGCGTGCCCTCGCGAATGCATGGTTGCGCACTACCGAGAACTCGGGGGCGCCGTTCGCGGTCGGCCATATGACCGACTGCGCTCCGAAGGGCTGCGAGAGGTCGTATATCTCGACCTCGTGCCCCCAGAACTTCAGCGTCCTCGGCTTCACGATATCCTCCGCCCTTCCGAGGTCCTTCTTGGTGAGGCCGCCGTGCAGGCTCCTCTCTAGCACGTCGGCCATCTCGGTCGCCAGATCAGCTAGGAATGGTGATGACATCGTGCCTAGGATGAACTATACTCTATTTAAACCTTGCCTAAAATATCTACTTTCGATAAATAGCGATGTGAAGCTCCCGGTGATACGATGGCCCATCCATCACTCCAGGGTCAATGCCCTATTGATGCTCACGCGCCCTTCCACCGAGGCTTCCTCTTCTCGAGGAACGCGCGAGCCCCCTCCTTCTGATCCTCGGTGGAGAACAGCTGGGAGAACACCTGCGATTCGTATTTTATACCCTGGGTGAGCCCGAGCTCGAGCGAGGCATTTATGGCCTCCTTGGCTGCGGCTATTGCCACGGGACTCTTGGACGTTATCTTTCCCAGGAGCTCATCCACGGCGGCCTGAAGGCCCTCGGGAGGCACGACCTTGTTCACTATGCCAAGCTCGGCCGCCTCCTTGGCGGATATCGTATCGCCCGTGAATATCAGCTCCTTCGCCTTCTTCTCCCCGACGTGCCGAGGAAGCATCTGCGTGCCGCCGCTTCCGGGTATCAGCCCTATCCCTATCTCGGGGCTGCCGAACTTCGCGTCCTCAGATGCCACTATCAGGTCGCATGACATGGCGAGCTCGAATCCCCCGCCCAGGCAATAACCATGGACCATTGCTATAACTGGTTTCGGCATATCCCTTATGATCCGCTCTATGACGAATGCTGTGCCGAGCTCCTTGAGCTCCTTGATCGCCACCGTGGGGGTCCACTCGAGCATGGCCCTGATGTCCCCTCCGGCGCTGAACGCCTTTCCCGAGCCCCTTATGACGACTGCCCTCACGGAGTCGTCCCTCCATGCGTCCTCCAGCGCCGCCCTGAGGTCAGCCCTCATACCCTTCTCAAGGGCATTGTACTTCTCGGGGTTGTTCATGGTTATCCAGGCCACACCATCCCTCTTCTCGTAGAGCACCTTGGTGAGGTTCAGCGACATCGTCAAGGATCAGATAATAGGGAATATGACCCTTTTCCCAGTACTCGACCTTAGATCGAAACTAATTTCACAGATGCATCAGGGATCTGACAAAGAACCATGAGTTTGTCCACCTGGCCAAGTGGACGCCCGGCGATCTACTGTTTCTCGAGGAACAGGTATCCCAGATATGTGCTCTCGGACACCTCGACGTCCATCCTCAGCGCTCTGTAGCCGGGGTGCTCCACCACCACTGTATACTTTCCCGGCTCAAGCGCGTCGAACTTGAACTGCCCGAACCCGTCTGTGGACGTCTTAGATATCTCCCTTCCACCTGAGAGTAGCGAGACGGAAGCCCCGTCCACCAGGTCATCGCTGTCCTTCAGCGCCACGCTGCCAGCTATGAACATCTTGGTCATCCTGTAGAGGTCGATGTACAGGACGCCCGGCCCGACGCCCGGCTTCGGCTCGTATGCCTCCGGCTTCCCCACGTATAGGACCTTCGTGGTCTCGCTGCGGTAGGGTTCGCCGTTAGATCTCGCGATCCTACCGACCTCGCTGTTCGGATCGTCGATGTCGCCGAAGAGCATGGCGCCGGTGGGGCACGCGTCGACGCACCTCGGCAGGAGGCCCTTGTCCACGCGGTGCGCACAGAAGGTGCACTTCTGGGGTATCTGGAGCTCCTCGTTCCAGTAGATGGCTCCATATGGGCACGCGTCAACTATCTGTTTCTGCCCCTTCGACTTCTCGGGATCAATCATGACTATCCCGTCCTCCCTCACGTAGACCGCGCCGTCCTTCGCGGCCTTCGCGCACGGCGGATCCTTACACATCTGGCAGAGCACTGGCATGTATGACACGTCTATGAAGGGGAAGTGACCTCTCTCCTTTCTGTCTACCCTCACCCACTGCTGGCCGAACTTCGGCTGCGCCTTGGAATACGGGGGATAGTCGTTGCCCCAGAACTCGTCCTTGCACGCGGACACGCAGTTATAGCATGCGTTGCACTTCGATACGTCTATCACCATTCCGTAGCGGGTCATCTAGGATCCCTCCCACCGCTCCACCTCTACCATGGCGCTGCTCGGCGCCATTCCATCGGCGTTCTTGGAGAGGAACCTGTGCGGGGTCAGCAGGTTTATCACGCCCCCCCTGTCGGGTGACTCTCCCGGTTCGCCCATCGGATCGTACGCCGCGGATGCCTGGTAGCAGTGCACGGTGCCCGGCCTTATTCTCTCGGTGACCTCGGCGATGCATATCACGGTTCCCCTGTCGTTGTAGACCTTGACCAAGTCGCCATCCTTTATTCCCCTCGGTCCAGCGTCGACCGGATTCACCCTTATGACCCTGTAGAGGTAGCCATCGGGTCCCCTCCTCCTGTGCTCCGGTATCTCATCGATCCACGTGTCCTTAGCGTCGTACTGCGTGTGGAAGCTGTACCTGGCGTGGGGCGACATCAACTGCAGCGGATACTTCTTGGCATGTGGTGTGTCCGGCCCCTCCCATGCAGGTATGTAGTGCGGCACGGGTGGCCTCTCTGGATCGTTGGGATCGAACCTCTTCAGGCTGTTGGCCTCGAACTCTATCTTTCCGCTCTGGGTCCCGAGGCCGGTGCCGTCGGGCATGCCCATGACCCCACCACCTGCGGGGCCAGCGCCCACAGTGTCCCTCCTCCTTCCTTCGTAGAACCACCTGAGCGCCGGAGTTATTGGGCGCTTCTTGACGGGGACCACGAAGTATCCCCTCCTCTTGAACTCCTCCCATGATATGTACTTCGACAGGTCGCTCTTCTCGTAGAACCTCCTCACCCAGTCCAAGAGCGTCATCCCGCCCTCGGTGTACTTCTCGTAGAACCCGAGCCTCTTGGCGACCATCGCGAATATATCGTAGTCCGCCCTAGACTCGCCGAGCGGTTCGATAGCCTTCATCTGGAGGGCTATTATCCTGTGGTTAACGAACTGGACGCTCTCCACGGACTGTCCTGAGATGTTGGAGAACTCACCTATGTCCCAGCGCTCGAAGCTGGTGCAGGCTGGGAGTACGAGATCGGCGAACTTGGCCTCGCCCTCGAACCATGGATTCTGGTTCACGACGAACTCCAGCTTGGGGCTCCTGTACATCCTGACCCATCTGTTGGTGTCCGTCATGGTCCCTATGTATGCGGCCCCGTAGCGCCAGAACATGCGGATCTCTGAGTACCCGTCCTCTGGATATTTATATTTCTTGAACTGGGATTCTATGGATATCGTGTTGAAGCCCTTGCCCCTCCACTCGACCGGTGGATTCATTATCGCCTCGGGCAGAAGGAGCCTGAGCAC
Protein-coding regions in this window:
- a CDS encoding enoyl-CoA hydratase/isomerase family protein; translated protein: MSLNLTKVLYEKRDGVAWITMNNPEKYNALEKGMRADLRAALEDAWRDDSVRAVVIRGSGKAFSAGGDIRAMLEWTPTVAIKELKELGTAFVIERIIRDMPKPVIAMVHGYCLGGGFELAMSCDLIVASEDAKFGSPEIGIGLIPGSGGTQMLPRHVGEKKAKELIFTGDTISAKEAAELGIVNKVVPPEGLQAAVDELLGKITSKSPVAIAAAKEAINASLELGLTQGIKYESQVFSQLFSTEDQKEGARAFLEKRKPRWKGA
- a CDS encoding thiolase C-terminal domain-containing protein, with the translated sequence MTESAVVGAEITNWIEAGKPAPTAEVVAGVAVEALRQAGLRPADLDAIISTTSAMPFGHPTFLTTPAQHMGHRLAGKIGSNGLQVINVSGACASAAAAFSIADSMIKSGKARKVLVVGYDNSPRGFYFSFNSYLDTDMAIGYPLKVVGAVNPTYWAMWARRRAYEMGKPVEDIKEVMAIIKEELSKNGALNPHARYKKIFTAKEVLESPVVDDPLHLYMISAVSSGAGAVLLSDMDTAKRLTNKPVKVAASAVGGPLYNEPSPRLTYFTTAGGRRATKPFYEWRKPIEDAYRQAGITAEDVDFAEVHDTSLYHVINWIDQIMGWEREETDKLIRSRQFGRDGRFPVNLSGGTTSFGEAVYAQALMEVYEVFRQLRGEAGERQVRKNAKIGLATAYGAYGSYGAIALERAW
- a CDS encoding 4Fe-4S dicluster domain-containing protein → MTRYGMVIDVSKCNACYNCVSACKDEFWGNDYPPYSKAQPKFGQQWVRVDRKERGHFPFIDVSYMPVLCQMCKDPPCAKAAKDGAVYVREDGIVMIDPEKSKGQKQIVDACPYGAIYWNEELQIPQKCTFCAHRVDKGLLPRCVDACPTGAMLFGDIDDPNSEVGRIARSNGEPYRSETTKVLYVGKPEAYEPKPGVGPGVLYIDLYRMTKMFIAGSVALKDSDDLVDGASVSLLSGGREISKTSTDGFGQFKFDALEPGKYTVVVEHPGYRALRMDVEVSESTYLGYLFLEKQ
- a CDS encoding Zn-ribbon domain-containing OB-fold protein, with the translated sequence MSQVQKNVVPIVEGLFTWPSDHPRLIGSRCPVCGSVQFPKSSVCNNPECDHSRPPEEVLLSEEGTLYSFDIHAYDLREPFEYHKAPYAIGAVELPEGITILARLTTTKGLRIGMKLRMKVDKLYEDAENVYVTYYFEPAEGGESR
- a CDS encoding SDR family NAD(P)-dependent oxidoreductase, with amino-acid sequence MSSGSAEYSMASLSDIFRLDNKVAVVVGGAGGIGRFLVEAFSTYGAKVVIADIVPPEKSKEIAKKVEEKTGREVGVLQFDATDEAQVVKARENVVANYGTVDILMNSQGINIKYPALDFPAKDWDRMYAVNVKSVMLTSREFGRVMVEKKYGKIINMSSVRDSRATKWGGNIAYSSTKGAVAMLTRQLAAEWAPYGVRVNAIGPALVSTETGMGAGLTSSDHVKRYLDSIPMGRIAVPEDIVGVAVFLASKASDFITGQIIYVDGGLTAIG
- a CDS encoding cyclase family protein, coding for MSSPFLADLATEMADVLERSLHGGLTKKDLGRAEDIVKPRTLKFWGHEVEIYDLSQPFGAQSVIWPTANGAPEFSVVRNHAFARARTIRICSSMHVATHMDAPIHVEEGYPSIDQIPLDRMIGEGVIISIPKKEWEIIKPEDLEKAKPEIQEGDIVVINTGWHKYFADAARYYLFAPGLYKEGAEWLLKRKIKGLAQDVQATDHPLATVLVQGNMGQGNPPIMPWLADLYKKKTGRDVREDFPYWEPSHRILYTHGIWGIENAGGDIDKVTGKRALIAAFPIKWVGGDASMVRLVAMVEKK
- a CDS encoding CaiB/BaiF CoA transferase family protein yields the protein MVPSLKGFDVLKGVRVVELTSWISGSYAGAMLAGLGADVIKVEPPQGDSWRDATGMYSFSALNRNKRGIVVDLTKEDGRKVIRELVERSDVFLENMAPDTIRKFGLTYEDLKAINPRIIYGSIKGFGEGPYENYTATDPAIQAISGSMEVTGHPDRPPARTLVSYIDDSTALYMAFAVLVALRRRDMTGEGAFLELSLFDVASEFITNNLLNYYMVTGELPRRSGSSYPSLVPYRVYRTKDGYVYTGARNEKAWAAFCRVLGLEKLIDDPRFRTNRDRVQHRDELDAIIEDTTSKFETADLVNRLRETGEIIAVPVNTMDKLLVDPHLRHRGLIIDLPDPKYNGLKMAHMSIRTKGSYVDSVRSRAPMLGEHTVEVLRDVLGYNEKRIQDLLSSGAVRGPQAKP